CTACATCAAACAAAAAACGATGATTTGCCTGCTGAAAGGCCCCCAGGAGGTTTTGTCCTGCATTGCTAGCAGGCAATATAGCCATGCAGAGATCAAAACCAAATCGCTCAAACACAGCCCCTGAATTCAGTACAAGATTTGCCCCTTTGAAGTGGTATGTCATTGATGGTAAAGTCACATTCCCTCCTAGTGACCCATAACAAAGATCAAAAAAACCTTTCCTTGTTGGACGCTTCCCATAATTCTTCATAATATACTGAGTCATTTCATCCCTCAAAATTGTGTATGCACCTTGAACAAGCCTAGTGTAAGGACTACCTGTGTCTATGAAAAATCCACCAATAGTGCTACGCTTCAGCTGGAACAATGCTGGATCTATATTAAGACGCTTTCCTGCAATGCTAATACCCAAAAGTTTGACATTGTAAGCAGGCGTATTTTCTGCAGGCAAAATCTGTATTGTCTGTACACTTCCCTTTATTTGTGCATCCTCACCAAAGCTTATCATTGTATGAGTTTGTCTAGATGTTCTGGATGATGGTAGGCAGTAAGAGAAGCGCTGGTTGGTCTCCTTACCTAGTTGTTTTAGGATTGACCTCGTCCCAATACCTAATCCAAATATGCCAGCTATAGGATTACTAGGTCCATCATTGTGACCAAAACTCATATTCTGGTTATCATAGCCACAACCAAATGCTACTGGCAACTTCATAGAGGTATGGTTAGTGCTTGAGAAAAGGAAGGTATCACTAGAAACCCAACCTTCAGATTTGCTTCCGCCACTGTACAGATTCCTGTAGAGACACACCCCTGCACTATCACATAGTTTTGGCACACAAAGTGGGTTCTTACAAGGTAGATATTTGTATGTTGTAGACTCATTATATTTGAAATTTCCTCCCTGTATTGGAAAGCAATTGCGGCATCCATCACATTGAACCCATGTGTCAGCACTGCCTGTGTCCACCATTAAGTAGGGTGTATATAGTCGTGAGCCAATGACCATTCGAGTCACATAGTAATTACTTAGAACTCGATAAATGGGGGGTTGTATGGTATTAGGCACACCCTTCACGAACTCCTCTTTTGGGTTCATTGCTCTTGCTGCACTCATGGACATGAGGTTGAGGGCTCGATTTCTTGATATATTAGCAAGTAGGTTATGCCTTTCTTCAGGAGTGTGATTAGTTGGGAGGATAACAGAATCGATTGGTATGAGCTGGATGCTAAATCCACATGTTGCAATGGGCAACATGAAAGTGAACATGAACAAGAGAAGGGTCATCATATTGCTGCAGACAGTTTGTTTCTCTCTTCTGCTCTGGGAGTAACTCATGTATAGAGATAGTAGTATGTAAATATGTATATATAAACTTGTAAACATGTTGATGTATTATATATGCAATGAATTTACTTTACTAGAAGATCATGCTGTTGCCATGCATTCAACATTTTAATAATGGTTATATCTGGATGTGGATTCTGGTAGGATTTTGCTACTGCACTTGCGAAAATTATTCTTTAAGAACCAATAAATAAAGGTGTAATCGACTAGTCATGTATGTTTCTTTCAATCTAATCTTAACAAACATTTCTTTTCACTTCTTTTTCATTTGAGAATTAAGGTTTTGTTTTTATAGACTTTTGAGTGACTTTTTCAGACCTCTTATATATAATTTTTGAATCGGCTTTAATATTTGTGCGTCCTAAATAGGGCATAAGAAATCAAAATGAACATAAATTGATTACATAGAACTCTTTTTGAACCTAGATGCATATCTCTGGTCCAAATTAATGACATTGTGGATTGCTTAATATCAAACAAAAACCGATTATTGGCCTGCTGAAATGCCCCGAGCACGTTTACTCCTTGATCAGTAGTAGGCAGTATAGCCATGCAGGGAGAGGTATTAATAGGTTCAAACACTGCCTTAGAA
The window above is part of the Fragaria vesca subsp. vesca linkage group LG2, FraVesHawaii_1.0, whole genome shotgun sequence genome. Proteins encoded here:
- the LOC101309419 gene encoding aspartic proteinase nepenthesin-2-like, translated to MTLLLFMFTFMLPIATCGFSIQLIPIDSVILPTNHTPEERHNLLANISRNRALNLMSMSAARAMNPKEEFVKGVPNTIQPPIYRVLSNYYVTRMVIGSRLYTPYLMVDTGSADTWVQCDGCRNCFPIQGGNFKYNESTTYKYLPCKNPLCVPKLCDSAGVCLYRNLYSGGSKSEGWVSSDTFLFSSTNHTSMKLPVAFGCGYDNQNMSFGHNDGPSNPIAGIFGLGIGTRSILKQLGKETNQRFSYCLPSSRTSRQTHTMISFGEDAQIKGSVQTIQILPAENTPAYNVKLLGISIAGKRLNIDPALFQLKRSTIGGFFIDTGSPYTRLVQGAYTILRDEMTQYIMKNYGKRPTRKGFFDLCYGSLGGNVTLPSMTYHFKGANLVLNSGAVFERFGFDLCMAILPASNAGQNLLGAFQQANHRFLFDVGKKSMLVKKYTVSFAPEICL